The Ensifer adhaerens genome contains a region encoding:
- a CDS encoding virulence factor SrfC family protein, which yields MQAELKKVCSNALDLAQQSLVWVSDTANADRVGASRKIAEQQIRKSIIAARKAQAAIDRPMCVGVFGPSQAGKSYLVSVLARDGDKPLMARFGDLGRDVDFIREINPGGDRESTGLVTRFSIRQEPSPPGSPVVLRMLSETDIAKILGNSFFLDGEPKKRPPLKPDTVLSVLDTARARAGARPSRGPSEEDVWDLQEYFEKQFSGLSYIETLSAYWETAADLAPRLSVEDRANLFSVLWGGIPQFTRVYVELVSALERLGFPTDAYCQIDALVPRDRSIIDVATLSGLGTDGQTEDLSIRSMTGAPVMLARSVVTALAAELRIAIADQPWPFFEHTDLLDFPGARSRQKVDFENFFDDKPDALQDLFRRGKVAFLFDRYVAEQEISSILLCIKPSNQEVVELPDMIDRWIQTTHGATAADRARAETALFLVLTMMDQHFNERAGDEGNSPSDRFKARLGSSLTSYFGKAHRWPFEWTPGRPFNNTYWLRNPNFKAEFMIRYKGNTEVEILPDKVEKVAVLRKAYLQVEEVQAHFADPARAFDEALKLNDGGVNYLAQNLAAICRPEIKFNQIKERLAAIGQEIRRVVSPYFVDSDINKRLEERQEVSGRILAGLSEAWDRNQFGSAIRMLQISQNGISEHLHIAYGSRLRGFSNGDDGPVAGTETPTVTRKAPPIPGKAAPPLPGGKKPAAAASKASVTAVSAVPLKSMPKEAYLARAAVGHWTENLFAMTRNDEALQAMGLDAETAGELVSELIAGARRSELEGRIAVDLQKLAGNAIERPDILLEKAGFFATSHINRFASTLGFDIVPEDKRPRAPDGSEDGTISVFAKRPPRANCDGLPPERNNFAYLALSEWMYAFHQLVVDNVMSGEGFTLNVEQNERLRTIIVGLGESASSIQLGKAV from the coding sequence ATGCAAGCCGAGTTGAAGAAAGTATGTAGCAACGCCCTTGATCTGGCCCAGCAAAGCCTTGTCTGGGTTTCGGATACGGCGAATGCCGACCGGGTTGGCGCGAGCCGCAAGATCGCGGAGCAGCAGATCAGGAAATCGATTATCGCCGCCAGGAAGGCGCAGGCGGCAATCGACCGTCCGATGTGCGTCGGCGTTTTCGGGCCGAGCCAGGCTGGCAAATCATACCTCGTGTCGGTCCTTGCCCGCGACGGAGACAAGCCGCTGATGGCCCGTTTTGGCGATCTCGGCCGGGACGTGGACTTCATCCGCGAAATCAATCCAGGCGGCGACCGGGAATCGACAGGCCTCGTCACCAGGTTCTCCATCCGCCAGGAGCCGAGCCCGCCGGGCTCGCCCGTTGTCCTCAGGATGCTGAGCGAGACCGACATAGCGAAAATCCTTGGCAACAGCTTCTTCCTCGACGGCGAACCCAAGAAGCGACCTCCCCTCAAGCCTGATACGGTTCTCTCTGTCCTGGATACGGCTAGGGCGCGCGCAGGAGCCAGGCCGTCGCGCGGTCCGAGCGAAGAAGACGTGTGGGATTTGCAGGAGTACTTCGAGAAGCAGTTCTCGGGCCTCTCGTACATCGAGACCTTGTCCGCATACTGGGAAACCGCAGCCGATCTGGCACCGCGGCTCTCGGTCGAGGATCGCGCCAACCTGTTTTCAGTATTGTGGGGTGGCATTCCGCAGTTCACCCGCGTGTACGTGGAACTGGTGTCTGCACTTGAGAGGTTGGGCTTCCCCACAGACGCCTACTGCCAAATCGACGCGCTCGTCCCGCGAGACAGGAGCATCATCGACGTCGCGACCCTGAGCGGGCTTGGAACCGACGGACAGACGGAGGACCTTTCAATCCGGTCGATGACAGGCGCACCCGTCATGCTTGCCCGCTCGGTCGTGACAGCCTTGGCCGCCGAATTGAGGATCGCGATCGCCGACCAGCCGTGGCCCTTCTTCGAGCATACCGACCTGTTGGACTTTCCTGGGGCGAGAAGCAGGCAGAAAGTCGATTTCGAGAACTTCTTCGACGACAAGCCCGACGCGCTTCAGGACCTGTTCCGACGGGGCAAAGTAGCCTTCCTGTTCGACCGATATGTAGCCGAGCAGGAGATTTCGAGCATCCTCCTCTGCATCAAGCCGTCCAACCAGGAAGTCGTCGAACTGCCGGACATGATCGACAGGTGGATACAGACGACGCACGGAGCCACCGCCGCGGACCGTGCGAGGGCAGAGACGGCGCTGTTTTTGGTCCTGACGATGATGGACCAGCACTTTAACGAGCGGGCGGGCGACGAAGGGAACAGTCCTTCGGATCGGTTCAAAGCACGTCTGGGGTCGTCGTTGACGAGTTATTTCGGCAAGGCGCACCGCTGGCCGTTCGAATGGACGCCGGGCCGACCGTTCAACAACACCTACTGGCTGAGGAACCCGAACTTCAAGGCGGAGTTCATGATCCGCTACAAGGGGAACACCGAAGTCGAAATCCTTCCCGACAAGGTCGAAAAGGTCGCCGTCCTCAGGAAGGCGTATCTCCAGGTCGAGGAAGTACAGGCGCATTTCGCCGATCCCGCCCGCGCTTTTGACGAGGCCCTCAAGCTCAACGACGGCGGCGTGAACTATCTCGCGCAGAACCTGGCGGCGATCTGCCGCCCGGAAATCAAGTTCAACCAGATCAAGGAGCGCCTCGCCGCCATCGGCCAGGAAATCCGGCGCGTGGTTTCGCCGTACTTCGTGGACAGCGACATCAACAAGCGGCTTGAGGAGCGTCAGGAGGTATCCGGTCGGATACTCGCGGGTCTCTCAGAAGCCTGGGACCGCAACCAGTTCGGCAGCGCCATCAGGATGCTGCAAATCTCGCAGAACGGGATATCCGAGCATCTGCATATCGCCTATGGAAGCCGACTCAGGGGATTCTCGAACGGAGACGACGGCCCTGTGGCGGGCACCGAAACGCCGACAGTCACGCGGAAAGCACCCCCGATCCCCGGCAAGGCCGCGCCTCCATTGCCTGGAGGCAAGAAACCCGCAGCCGCGGCATCGAAGGCCTCCGTAACCGCCGTTTCCGCGGTCCCTCTCAAATCCATGCCGAAAGAAGCTTATCTCGCGCGGGCGGCGGTTGGTCACTGGACCGAGAACCTGTTTGCGATGACGCGAAACGACGAAGCTTTACAGGCCATGGGACTGGATGCGGAAACAGCGGGGGAACTCGTCTCGGAACTGATCGCCGGCGCACGGCGCTCGGAACTCGAGGGACGCATCGCCGTCGACCTACAGAAGCTGGCAGGGAATGCCATTGAAAGACCGGACATCCTGCTCGAAAAGGCCGGCTTCTTCGCAACCAGCCACATTAACCGGTTCGCCAGCACCCTTGGCTTCGACATTGTACCTGAGGACAAAAGGCCACGCGCTCCTGACGGCTCCGAAGACGGAACGATCAGCGTGTTTGCGAAGCGGCCGCCCAGGGCGAACTGCGACGGCCTGCCGCCCGAACGAAACAACTTCGCCTATCTGGCGCTTTCGGAGTGGATGTACGCATTCCACCAGCTGGTCGTGGACAACGTGATGTCGGGCGAAGGGTTCACGCTGAACGTGGAGCAGAACGAACGGCTGCGGACCATCATCGTCGGCCTCGGAGAATCTGCCTCCTCGATCCAACTTGGAAAGGCGGTCTGA
- a CDS encoding thermonuclease family protein: MRDNVLKFQPPKITKPPRQTPQWLRRILVVIGVAFGLVAVWAYFYVTTPIQAQAATFGRCGVIRSDCVVDGDTLWIGGEKVRVADIDTPEISEPKCDAEKALGERAKERMIELVNAGAFEMRAWEGRDADQFGRKLRVLVRDGRSLGDVLVSEGLARTWRSRREPWC; the protein is encoded by the coding sequence ATGCGCGACAACGTCCTCAAGTTTCAACCACCCAAGATAACCAAACCACCACGGCAGACGCCGCAATGGTTGCGGCGAATCCTGGTTGTTATCGGTGTCGCCTTCGGACTTGTGGCGGTCTGGGCATACTTTTACGTGACAACACCGATTCAGGCGCAGGCGGCAACTTTCGGCCGTTGCGGCGTCATCAGGTCCGACTGCGTCGTCGACGGCGACACGCTCTGGATCGGCGGTGAGAAGGTCAGGGTGGCGGATATCGACACACCTGAGATCAGCGAACCGAAATGCGATGCCGAGAAAGCTCTCGGTGAGCGGGCGAAGGAACGGATGATTGAACTTGTGAACGCCGGAGCCTTCGAAATGCGGGCATGGGAAGGCCGTGATGCGGACCAGTTCGGCCGGAAACTGCGCGTTCTGGTTCGTGACGGCCGAAGCCTTGGCGACGTTTTGGTTTCAGAAGGGCTGGCGCGCACCTGGAGAAGCCGCAGGGAGCCTTGGTGCTGA
- a CDS encoding PAN domain-containing protein, whose protein sequence is MRVINVGAKRGFVSWYVSAGIATLWLAVTPFAFAQDGTTAAELFNYPNTAINGINSAELPKPLEECRKICAARTGCVGFDYSEKGVCRIFASIGSVREAPGSTSETRAVVAGFRDPTNPPLEGLFEKLKQSDHDGDELLDLSRKAFDRGKRDIGNQAIQLSMQRGNTDAKLEVAQWYDPRTFAADRVPSMDANKAARSYFELALEGNSKAVTLLTSMCQEASNTGSIYTNAFESFLGSTYCEGSLNP, encoded by the coding sequence ATGCGCGTGATAAACGTGGGTGCAAAGCGTGGCTTCGTGTCGTGGTATGTCAGCGCTGGAATCGCGACGCTTTGGCTTGCCGTGACTCCATTTGCTTTCGCGCAGGACGGAACCACGGCGGCGGAGCTGTTTAACTATCCCAACACGGCCATCAACGGGATCAACAGCGCGGAGCTTCCAAAGCCCCTCGAAGAATGCCGCAAGATATGCGCGGCGCGCACCGGCTGTGTCGGTTTCGACTATTCAGAGAAGGGTGTCTGCCGCATCTTCGCCAGCATCGGTTCCGTGAGGGAAGCTCCCGGATCGACCTCCGAGACACGAGCGGTGGTGGCTGGTTTTCGCGATCCGACCAATCCACCGCTCGAAGGCCTCTTCGAGAAGCTAAAACAGTCCGATCACGACGGGGACGAACTGTTGGACCTAAGCCGGAAGGCTTTCGACAGAGGCAAGCGCGACATCGGGAACCAAGCAATACAACTGTCGATGCAACGAGGAAACACGGACGCGAAGCTGGAAGTAGCCCAATGGTATGACCCGCGCACCTTCGCCGCCGACCGCGTTCCGTCCATGGACGCTAACAAGGCGGCGAGGTCCTACTTCGAACTGGCGCTCGAGGGCAATTCGAAAGCGGTCACCCTACTGACGTCGATGTGCCAGGAGGCGAGCAACACAGGTTCGATCTACACCAACGCATTCGAGAGCTTCCTGGGAAGCACCTATTGCGAGGGATCGCTTAACCCCTGA
- a CDS encoding PAN domain-containing protein yields MFEFSSVARMAAAMLALMFCQVANAQQAGTAQFRDYPGTVLNGLITATVPLDMEQCQRICSDRSGCVGFDHSSATNECRIYGAVSGAREDTSFNASTRYPVPGYREATVQTAQPMDDFQARTFTHNVNFDLTGFDLEQSPATSLAQCEDLCRGNAECRAFTFNAWNENCFLKNGVGKLRLDPRATTGLMGGTEHPGYRETQVVMEYYSKSRISGTQLGQPRVVGSRDQCENLCWEREQCAAFTFIRSQRECRLYEHADNRFPRNGHESGAKVQPRE; encoded by the coding sequence TTGTTCGAATTTTCGAGTGTCGCCAGGATGGCGGCCGCGATGCTGGCGCTCATGTTTTGTCAGGTCGCCAATGCTCAACAGGCTGGCACTGCGCAGTTCAGGGACTATCCGGGGACTGTACTGAACGGCCTGATCACGGCGACCGTCCCGTTGGACATGGAGCAATGCCAGAGGATTTGTTCAGACCGATCGGGCTGCGTCGGCTTCGATCACTCCTCGGCTACGAACGAATGCCGCATCTACGGAGCGGTATCAGGAGCGCGCGAGGATACCAGTTTCAACGCCTCGACCCGCTATCCAGTCCCTGGTTATCGCGAAGCGACGGTGCAAACGGCGCAACCTATGGATGACTTTCAGGCCCGCACGTTCACTCACAACGTGAATTTCGATTTGACCGGGTTCGACCTTGAACAAAGCCCCGCAACGTCGCTGGCCCAGTGCGAAGACCTATGCCGTGGAAACGCCGAATGCAGGGCATTCACCTTCAACGCATGGAACGAGAACTGTTTTCTAAAGAACGGCGTCGGTAAGCTCCGGCTCGATCCACGCGCGACAACGGGCCTGATGGGCGGAACGGAGCACCCAGGCTATCGTGAAACTCAGGTTGTAATGGAGTACTATAGCAAATCGAGGATCAGCGGCACGCAACTCGGCCAACCGCGCGTCGTCGGCTCTAGGGACCAATGCGAGAACCTTTGCTGGGAGCGCGAGCAGTGCGCAGCTTTCACTTTCATTCGTAGCCAGAGAGAGTGCCGCCTGTACGAACATGCAGACAACCGCTTCCCGAGGAACGGGCACGAGAGCGGCGCGAAAGTCCAGCCTCGGGAGTGA
- a CDS encoding virulence factor SrfB, whose product MLTNLADFSEGLTLVPDSGIQFVEFGFDFDQTPRLSRSFVERNSPGQVDADGKTLVRLLTNWKDDDPTAPFPHSSHADDVANYEVNKSLALNTFLNRWVPMPFFKIEPGKDDFGNEIYSQGPTDWVRVRVTETRKTYQDEEATHRVIFAFDTSLAPKKPNRPYLAPTPEDAGRTESFRLMSRLPDIISFLSHKITVPDRGDVDVQQWVDDWLREIFKNFKKQEKRGRELRADDFPYRFEHLARYITFVQFIASAIEIGKVTLIDTVSDTKAVQPIDVDLVLDIGNSRSCGLLIQSFPDDMNVDLNNSLVMELRDLSRPELVYRDPFESQCELVAAEFGTEDKARRSGRSKAFFWPSLLRIGPEASRLRGESEGTEASTGMSSPKRYLWSSDPVLQPWKFRSATPDEDGTLQPLVERTMYRFVNDRGDVLEQLETDRQNYKLKIMEQELQTASRFSFSKSSFFTFMLAEIISQAMSMMNNPGVRRERRLKDVPRRLRRIIMTIPSATPVQEQRILKSRAEAAVKLVWSLAGWSETENGINSKRPEVHCSWDEASSVHLVYLYGEAVQKLGSIRTLFDLLGKDRIRPDSLPAGKNKGKEERSLRIASVDVGGGTTDLMVTTYFQTDNVALYPEQNFREGFRIAGDDLLKTIIERLVIPRLEDQLRAAGVGSARNFLKDRFAGDNPTMSEQEKHLRRQFVLQVMQPIAIGILSECEAMSANSRHTETRKVSSFFDMRGDEEAEVPVDERILGYIKEKAHALGAKELRIADCDIFIDPVEVDECVLATFDSVFDNIAEAINHLDADVVLLTGRPMRLPQMISLFTNKMAVRTDAVIPIRDYRVGTWYPFRGVSNTHIDDPKTTAVVGAMLCALSASSITNFTLYSQYLRMHSTARYIGLLENGTSLADEKLLFHDIDLDNSGATDEAEFDYHSPVRIGFRQLPLERWVATPLYKLTVAQSRSTRNVARPIKVTIARNAQNADEEETNEAALMTSELTREEFVIEDAEDASGAPVKRLMELKLDTLAIDTGDGYWLDTGILSIQ is encoded by the coding sequence ATGCTAACAAACCTAGCGGATTTCAGCGAGGGGCTGACACTGGTTCCCGACAGCGGCATCCAGTTCGTCGAGTTTGGATTCGATTTCGACCAGACGCCCCGTCTGTCCCGCTCTTTCGTCGAACGCAATTCACCAGGGCAGGTAGACGCAGACGGCAAGACGCTCGTGCGGCTTCTGACAAACTGGAAAGACGACGATCCGACCGCGCCTTTTCCCCATTCCTCTCACGCCGACGATGTCGCGAACTACGAAGTCAACAAATCTCTGGCGCTGAACACCTTCCTGAATAGGTGGGTGCCGATGCCGTTCTTCAAGATCGAACCCGGCAAGGACGACTTCGGGAACGAAATCTACTCACAGGGACCGACCGACTGGGTGCGCGTGCGCGTGACGGAAACGCGCAAGACCTACCAGGACGAAGAGGCGACCCACCGAGTCATCTTCGCGTTCGACACTTCACTGGCTCCCAAGAAGCCGAACCGGCCCTACCTTGCGCCCACCCCCGAGGATGCGGGGAGGACGGAATCCTTCCGGCTGATGAGCCGCCTGCCCGACATTATCTCGTTCCTGTCCCACAAGATCACCGTTCCCGACAGAGGCGACGTGGACGTTCAGCAGTGGGTAGACGACTGGTTGCGAGAAATTTTCAAGAACTTCAAGAAGCAGGAAAAGCGCGGGCGCGAGCTTCGTGCTGACGATTTCCCCTACAGGTTCGAACATCTCGCGCGTTACATCACGTTCGTCCAGTTCATCGCGAGCGCGATCGAGATCGGGAAGGTGACCTTGATCGACACGGTGAGCGACACCAAAGCAGTCCAGCCGATCGATGTCGATCTCGTGTTGGACATTGGAAACTCCCGTTCGTGCGGCCTTCTCATTCAGTCATTCCCTGACGATATGAACGTGGACCTGAACAACTCGCTCGTCATGGAGTTGCGTGACCTCTCGCGACCCGAGCTGGTCTACCGCGACCCTTTCGAAAGCCAGTGCGAACTTGTCGCGGCGGAATTCGGCACCGAGGACAAGGCGCGTCGGTCCGGACGGTCGAAGGCGTTCTTCTGGCCCAGTCTTTTACGTATCGGCCCCGAAGCCTCGCGTCTGCGGGGAGAGTCCGAGGGAACCGAAGCATCGACTGGCATGTCGTCTCCAAAACGCTACCTTTGGAGTTCGGACCCTGTTCTCCAGCCCTGGAAGTTCCGGTCGGCGACGCCGGACGAGGACGGAACGCTACAGCCCCTCGTCGAGCGCACCATGTATCGTTTCGTAAACGACAGGGGCGACGTGCTCGAGCAACTCGAGACGGACCGTCAGAACTACAAACTCAAGATCATGGAGCAGGAACTCCAGACCGCCAGCCGATTCTCGTTCTCGAAGTCGTCGTTCTTCACCTTCATGCTGGCCGAGATCATATCGCAGGCAATGTCGATGATGAATAACCCGGGGGTCAGGCGCGAACGCCGACTCAAGGACGTTCCACGACGGCTTCGCCGGATCATCATGACGATCCCGTCGGCGACGCCGGTACAGGAGCAGCGCATCCTCAAATCGCGAGCGGAGGCGGCGGTGAAGCTGGTCTGGTCGCTCGCCGGATGGAGCGAAACGGAAAACGGGATCAACAGCAAACGCCCAGAAGTACACTGCTCGTGGGACGAGGCCAGCTCGGTCCATCTCGTCTATCTCTACGGCGAGGCGGTGCAAAAGCTAGGGTCGATCCGCACGCTCTTCGACCTCCTCGGAAAGGACAGGATCAGGCCGGATTCACTCCCTGCGGGCAAGAACAAGGGGAAGGAGGAACGGAGCCTCAGGATCGCAAGCGTTGACGTCGGGGGCGGCACCACCGACTTGATGGTGACAACATACTTCCAGACCGACAACGTGGCGCTCTATCCCGAGCAGAATTTTAGGGAAGGCTTCCGCATCGCTGGCGATGATCTCCTCAAGACCATCATCGAGCGGCTGGTCATTCCCCGCCTCGAAGACCAGCTCAGGGCAGCCGGGGTCGGAAGCGCCAGGAACTTTCTCAAGGACCGCTTCGCTGGGGATAATCCCACGATGTCCGAACAGGAGAAGCACCTCAGGCGTCAGTTCGTGCTTCAGGTCATGCAACCCATCGCGATCGGTATCCTTTCCGAGTGCGAAGCGATGTCGGCGAACTCGAGGCACACGGAAACCCGCAAGGTGTCCAGCTTCTTCGACATGCGCGGCGACGAAGAAGCCGAAGTTCCAGTAGACGAAAGGATTCTTGGCTACATCAAGGAGAAGGCTCACGCGCTTGGCGCGAAAGAACTTCGGATCGCCGATTGCGACATTTTTATCGATCCGGTCGAAGTAGACGAGTGCGTCCTAGCCACATTCGACAGCGTGTTCGACAATATCGCGGAGGCGATCAACCACCTCGACGCGGATGTCGTGTTGCTGACCGGTCGGCCCATGCGACTTCCGCAAATGATCAGCCTCTTCACGAACAAGATGGCCGTCAGGACCGATGCCGTCATTCCGATCAGGGATTACCGTGTCGGGACCTGGTATCCGTTCCGAGGGGTAAGTAATACCCATATCGACGATCCAAAGACCACTGCGGTGGTCGGAGCGATGCTCTGCGCGCTGTCAGCATCGTCCATCACCAACTTCACGCTCTACTCGCAATACCTACGGATGCATTCGACGGCGCGCTACATCGGGCTTCTCGAGAACGGCACGTCGCTCGCGGACGAGAAGTTGCTGTTCCACGACATCGACCTCGACAACAGCGGAGCGACGGACGAGGCGGAGTTCGATTATCACAGCCCTGTCCGCATAGGCTTCAGGCAACTGCCGCTTGAGCGCTGGGTGGCGACGCCGCTCTACAAGCTGACAGTGGCCCAGTCGAGGTCGACCCGCAACGTCGCGCGGCCGATCAAGGTCACGATCGCGAGAAACGCGCAGAACGCGGACGAGGAGGAGACTAACGAGGCGGCTCTGATGACCAGCGAGCTCACCAGAGAGGAATTCGTCATCGAGGACGCCGAGGATGCTTCGGGCGCACCGGTCAAACGCCTGATGGAACTGAAGCTGGATACGCTGGCAATCGATACTGGTGACGGGTACTGGCTCGACACCGGAATTCTATCCATTCAATAA
- a CDS encoding glycoside hydrolase family 3 protein, giving the protein MAALPLLLAGAIAHAEEPVAKAKGGNAELRRMIGQMVLVGFVGNKPDDQGFKTVMAQAAEGKISGVLYLSRNIRSLRAVKGLNERLQSVSRVPLLIAVDQEGGRIERLTKAVGFRESPSAASVAHSMEPRDAKAEYGKMAAGLSGCGFNLNLGPVVDLNTNPENPIIGRLGRSYSADDGAVSAYARAFVQGHRAHGVLTSLKHFPGHGSSVADTHKGMADVSETWSDQELAPYRDLMASGDAELVMSAHVVNRNIPGAENTPASLSPATLVGLLRKKMGFKGVVITDDLQMGAIIKTRSFEDTVRQAVIAGNDLLVFANDKNPDPLIPEKIADLLEREAMANPAFLARIKESYGRIMRLKSGIAPTGATPAQPD; this is encoded by the coding sequence TTGGCCGCACTGCCGTTGCTTTTGGCGGGGGCGATCGCACACGCCGAAGAACCGGTCGCAAAGGCGAAGGGCGGGAATGCGGAACTGCGTCGGATGATCGGACAGATGGTGTTGGTCGGCTTCGTTGGAAACAAGCCGGATGATCAAGGCTTCAAGACCGTCATGGCGCAGGCGGCCGAAGGGAAGATTTCCGGCGTCCTTTATCTTAGCAGGAACATAAGAAGCCTGCGTGCGGTGAAGGGGCTGAACGAACGCCTTCAGAGCGTATCCCGGGTTCCCCTCCTGATCGCTGTGGACCAGGAGGGAGGTCGGATCGAACGGCTGACGAAGGCGGTTGGTTTTCGGGAAAGCCCTAGCGCCGCATCAGTCGCCCACAGCATGGAGCCACGCGATGCCAAGGCCGAATATGGGAAGATGGCCGCGGGTCTATCGGGGTGCGGCTTCAATCTCAACCTCGGTCCCGTGGTCGATCTCAACACGAACCCGGAGAACCCGATCATTGGCCGCCTCGGACGTAGCTACTCGGCCGACGACGGCGCAGTTTCTGCCTACGCGAGGGCTTTCGTGCAAGGCCACCGCGCGCACGGCGTCCTGACCTCGCTGAAGCATTTTCCTGGCCACGGCTCGAGCGTAGCGGACACCCATAAGGGGATGGCAGACGTCTCGGAAACGTGGAGCGATCAGGAACTGGCCCCCTATCGCGACCTGATGGCCAGCGGAGACGCGGAGTTGGTCATGTCCGCACACGTCGTCAACAGAAACATTCCGGGGGCCGAGAACACGCCCGCGTCGTTGTCTCCTGCCACGCTTGTCGGCCTTTTGCGGAAGAAAATGGGATTCAAGGGTGTCGTCATCACCGACGACCTCCAGATGGGTGCCATCATCAAGACGAGGAGTTTCGAGGACACGGTGAGGCAGGCGGTCATCGCCGGCAACGACCTCCTGGTGTTCGCCAACGACAAGAACCCAGACCCGCTGATACCCGAGAAGATCGCCGATCTCCTCGAAAGGGAAGCGATGGCGAATCCGGCCTTCCTCGCCCGCATCAAGGAGTCATATGGCAGGATCATGCGTCTCAAGAGTGGTATCGCGCCGACCGGTGCGACACCAGCCCAACCAGATTAG
- a CDS encoding PAN domain-containing protein: protein MIWAAVCALAVLPHAITGYANPSDEFLEYPDTALSGKETAKLDNTEQERCRQLCSERSGCAGFEHDGAAKVCRVFSEIGTAREFRGLFSATRSEVAGFRPPSNLQPAPVAQPSISRWVHNGSVMSLHQKPKADGTVGIEIVYDFPKDQLLKVGVRSGYTLFRGTLSDGILAGKSRLASSRCGIIEYDVQGPFDPQSSVPLYLRGAAPKRGEDCSVESWNSTGDNANLRFDPQ, encoded by the coding sequence ATGATTTGGGCGGCTGTCTGTGCCCTTGCGGTGCTCCCACACGCGATCACAGGCTATGCCAACCCCAGTGATGAATTCCTCGAATATCCCGATACGGCCCTGAGCGGCAAGGAAACAGCGAAGCTCGACAACACAGAACAGGAACGGTGTCGCCAGCTTTGTAGCGAGCGTTCCGGTTGCGCGGGGTTCGAACACGACGGGGCAGCCAAGGTCTGCCGCGTGTTCTCCGAAATCGGGACGGCAAGGGAGTTTCGTGGGCTGTTTTCGGCAACCAGGAGCGAAGTCGCAGGGTTCCGCCCGCCGTCGAACTTGCAGCCCGCTCCCGTGGCCCAGCCGAGCATCTCTCGATGGGTGCACAACGGCAGCGTGATGTCCCTGCATCAAAAGCCAAAAGCGGACGGAACGGTCGGTATCGAGATCGTCTATGACTTTCCCAAGGACCAACTCCTGAAAGTCGGCGTCCGTTCCGGTTATACCCTGTTTAGGGGAACCCTGTCGGATGGCATCCTAGCAGGCAAGTCGAGGCTGGCCAGCAGCCGATGCGGCATCATCGAATATGACGTCCAGGGTCCCTTCGATCCGCAGTCGTCGGTCCCGCTCTATTTGCGCGGAGCCGCGCCAAAACGGGGCGAAGACTGCTCCGTCGAGAGCTGGAACTCGACGGGAGACAACGCCAACCTTCGCTTCGATCCGCAATGA
- a CDS encoding PAN domain-containing protein — protein sequence MKFHKSVLWLFVLVAALGGLSSGPATAQQADPPILEYPQTMLRGFVSAEFKRPGGDCRRICEERSGCAGFDFSSSTNMCRLYAAVSAGQSEFSYSAGTRNRIAGYRDPANLPPPPDAASWHFAQFTGVDLYGGDIVPKGLEMNDPAMCASACERDNTCKAFTFNGEQNRCFIKTGYEFVQSAAGVTSGMFFRAKPAEARVQLNAEWDLFLMSDLPGNDLGEVPAQSYDQCMRRCEGNASCGGFTWVYFSRQDHCYLKYGTSLFPSRTTKGMVSARKSNRDIVPDFVRPTPNRDY from the coding sequence ATGAAGTTTCACAAATCTGTCCTTTGGTTGTTTGTCTTGGTTGCCGCGCTGGGAGGGCTTTCGTCCGGCCCCGCAACGGCACAGCAGGCCGATCCGCCAATCCTCGAGTATCCGCAGACCATGCTGAGGGGTTTTGTCAGCGCGGAGTTCAAGCGGCCTGGGGGCGATTGCCGTCGGATATGCGAGGAACGGTCGGGCTGTGCGGGCTTTGACTTCTCGTCATCCACCAATATGTGCCGTCTCTACGCCGCCGTCTCGGCAGGACAGTCGGAATTTTCCTATTCGGCGGGGACCAGGAACAGGATCGCCGGGTATCGCGACCCTGCCAACCTCCCTCCTCCACCGGATGCCGCGTCATGGCACTTCGCGCAGTTCACTGGGGTCGATCTCTACGGCGGCGACATCGTTCCCAAGGGACTGGAGATGAACGACCCGGCGATGTGCGCCAGCGCTTGCGAGCGGGACAACACGTGTAAAGCCTTCACGTTCAACGGTGAGCAGAATCGCTGTTTCATCAAGACGGGGTACGAATTCGTCCAGTCAGCGGCCGGCGTGACCTCAGGCATGTTCTTCCGTGCGAAGCCGGCTGAAGCGAGGGTTCAGCTGAACGCGGAATGGGACCTCTTCCTCATGAGCGACCTGCCTGGGAACGATCTCGGCGAGGTCCCGGCGCAATCCTACGACCAATGCATGCGCAGATGCGAGGGCAACGCGAGTTGCGGAGGCTTTACCTGGGTCTATTTCTCGCGCCAGGACCACTGCTACCTCAAATACGGCACCAGTCTTTTCCCATCCCGCACCACCAAAGGCATGGTTTCGGCCCGCAAGAGCAACCGCGATATCGTCCCCGATTTCGTCAGACCCACACCGAACAGGGATTACTGA